In Streptomyces sp. NBC_01707, a genomic segment contains:
- a CDS encoding sensor histidine kinase: MRAQERSHWSPRRVDALVTVAVIALGVVDSWVKPSSGLLTGLPTPVIAAASGAVGATLWWRRSRPDLVAAVVIVAYVMTFTPAALAVAMYTIGTVHRRPRILAAYTVAGFIAGIAGLRGGLPDAGVREAAYSLALILGPLAVGYVVAVRRDLTAATQARVADLEREHLVLDERARAEERAAIAREMHDVVGHRVSNMVLAAGALQVGPAAGHPDVVRTAELIRSDGRQALEELREILGVLSVGPVHWAPTTPQPDVAQLPGIVAHATERGQSVQLQVNGHPETLSAPVQRAVHRIVQESLTNAAKHAPGAQVRIYVDCRSDGVHVSVGNGAGSGRPSADLPSGGHGLVGLAERVELLDGTLTAGPHGDGFLVSAFIPHRQGVS; the protein is encoded by the coding sequence ATGCGCGCGCAGGAAAGGTCCCATTGGTCGCCGCGTCGCGTGGATGCGCTGGTCACCGTCGCGGTCATTGCCCTGGGCGTCGTCGATTCCTGGGTCAAGCCGTCCAGTGGGCTGCTCACAGGGCTGCCGACGCCCGTGATCGCGGCTGCATCGGGCGCCGTGGGCGCCACGCTGTGGTGGCGCAGGAGCCGCCCCGACCTGGTGGCCGCCGTGGTGATCGTCGCGTATGTCATGACGTTCACGCCGGCCGCACTGGCGGTTGCCATGTACACAATCGGCACAGTGCATCGCCGACCGCGGATCCTCGCCGCGTACACCGTGGCAGGCTTCATCGCGGGCATCGCCGGACTGCGCGGCGGGCTGCCGGACGCCGGGGTGCGCGAGGCCGCGTACTCACTGGCACTGATCCTGGGCCCGCTGGCTGTCGGGTACGTGGTCGCGGTACGGCGTGATCTGACGGCCGCCACACAGGCGCGCGTGGCCGACCTGGAGCGCGAGCATCTCGTCCTCGACGAGCGGGCGAGGGCGGAGGAGCGCGCGGCCATCGCCCGCGAGATGCATGACGTGGTGGGCCATCGGGTCAGCAACATGGTGCTGGCAGCGGGCGCGCTGCAGGTGGGCCCCGCGGCCGGGCATCCGGATGTGGTCCGTACCGCCGAGCTCATCAGGTCCGACGGCCGCCAGGCACTGGAGGAGCTGCGCGAGATTCTCGGTGTGCTGTCCGTGGGTCCGGTCCACTGGGCCCCCACCACACCGCAGCCGGACGTCGCCCAGCTGCCCGGGATCGTGGCCCATGCCACCGAACGCGGCCAATCGGTTCAGCTTCAGGTCAACGGCCACCCCGAGACCCTGTCGGCGCCGGTGCAGCGCGCCGTGCACCGGATCGTCCAGGAGTCCCTGACCAATGCCGCAAAGCACGCTCCGGGAGCTCAAGTACGCATCTACGTGGACTGCCGGAGCGACGGGGTACATGTCAGCGTCGGCAACGGCGCGGGATCCGGTCGCCCGTCTGCGGACCTGCCGAGCGGCGGGCACGGGCTCGTCGGCCTGGCCGAGCGCGTCGAGCTCCTTGACGGGACACTCACAGCGGGACCGCACGGCGACGGATTCCTCGTGTCAGCCTTCATTCCCCATCGACAAGGAGTGTCATGA
- a CDS encoding response regulator transcription factor, with protein MTIRVLLADDNEITRRGLTWIMDSSPDIEVCGEAVDGEEAVARAGDLQPDVVLLDVRMPRLDGIESIGRLLNLPHPPRILMLTTFHEDESVRVALRAGAAGFLLKDTPPDELLRAIRDVHGGHAALAPPVARRLVDGLADRASRTDPEEESRIAALSPREHEVLRLLARGLTNTDIASALGMTEGTVKGHVSSILAKLGADSRVKAARIAYRAGLDDQA; from the coding sequence ATGACCATCCGTGTCCTGCTCGCCGATGACAACGAGATCACGCGCCGCGGGCTGACCTGGATCATGGACTCCAGTCCCGACATCGAAGTGTGCGGCGAAGCCGTCGACGGCGAGGAGGCGGTGGCCCGGGCCGGGGATCTCCAGCCGGACGTGGTCCTTCTCGACGTCCGCATGCCGAGGCTCGACGGAATCGAGTCCATCGGACGCCTTCTGAACCTCCCGCACCCACCGCGGATCCTCATGCTCACAACATTCCACGAGGACGAGTCGGTACGGGTCGCACTCCGGGCCGGAGCGGCCGGCTTCCTGCTCAAGGACACACCACCCGACGAACTGCTGCGTGCCATCCGCGACGTGCACGGCGGTCACGCCGCGCTCGCCCCACCGGTGGCCCGTCGCCTGGTGGACGGCCTGGCCGACCGCGCCTCGCGGACCGACCCCGAAGAGGAGAGCAGAATCGCCGCGCTCAGCCCACGTGAGCACGAGGTGCTCCGGCTGCTCGCACGCGGCCTGACCAATACCGACATCGCCTCCGCGCTCGGCATGACCGAGGGCACGGTCAAGGGCCACGTCAGCAGCATCCTCGCGAAGCTGGGTGCGGACAGCCGCGTGAAGGCCGCGCGGATCGCCTACCGCGCGGGGCTCGACGACCAGGCGTGA
- a CDS encoding nuclear transport factor 2 family protein, whose amino-acid sequence MRNLMIPTSQLAEPAVRALVEAVNAHDRDAFRAALAPAATMSDDGSERDLDEWTEREIFSSNGHMDIESQADDGLSLVARYRNDTWGTMRTTWAFTVEDGKVSRFDTGQA is encoded by the coding sequence ATGAGGAACCTCATGATCCCCACCTCGCAACTGGCCGAACCCGCCGTCCGCGCGCTCGTGGAGGCGGTCAACGCGCACGACCGGGACGCTTTCCGGGCAGCTCTCGCCCCCGCCGCGACGATGTCCGACGACGGGTCCGAGCGGGACCTGGACGAGTGGACCGAGCGGGAGATCTTCTCCTCCAACGGCCATATGGACATCGAGTCCCAGGCGGACGACGGCCTGTCCCTGGTCGCCCGGTACCGAAACGACACCTGGGGCACCATGCGCACCACGTGGGCCTTCACGGTCGAGGACGGCAAGGTCAGCCGGTTCGACACCGGTCAGGCCTGA
- a CDS encoding glycoside hydrolase family 2 TIM barrel-domain containing protein, producing the protein MCLFLNFIRSIKIWCASSAYIPHRQRGPRGRGSGCGDDRLGGDRVRRTVRLFKAANINPIRTSHYPPTEALLDAADRYGMYMEEETAVCWVNQQGPDDSLDDPAAKADWLGQLAEMVERDRNHPSVLLDTTVDQYAPVKQYQQIIYRKTGLAAGRHTIRLIITGERNPSSSNILPLVDAFHVLPEPAASRSVCIDTHWNYPDYGYGGGDYYRPAVRVDDDATGTVSLRLGRFEAH; encoded by the coding sequence GTGTGTCTATTCCTGAATTTCATCCGATCGATCAAGATCTGGTGTGCCTCGTCGGCGTACATTCCTCATCGGCAGCGCGGCCCTCGCGGCCGGGGTTCTGGGTGCGGCGACGACCGCCTCGGCGGCGACCGGGTCCGCCGGACAGTACGGCTCTTCAAAGCCGCGAACATCAATCCGATCCGCACCTCGCACTACCCGCCCACCGAGGCCCTGCTCGACGCAGCCGACCGGTACGGCATGTACATGGAGGAGGAGACCGCGGTCTGCTGGGTCAACCAGCAGGGCCCCGACGACTCCCTCGACGACCCGGCAGCCAAGGCCGACTGGCTCGGTCAGCTCGCCGAGATGGTGGAGCGGGACCGCAACCACCCCAGCGTGCTTCTCGACACCACGGTCGACCAGTACGCCCCCGTGAAGCAGTACCAGCAGATCATCTACCGCAAGACGGGACTCGCGGCCGGGCGCCACACGATCCGTCTGATCATCACCGGCGAGAGAAACCCCTCGTCCTCCAACATCCTCCCACTCGTCGACGCCTTCCACGTGCTCCCCGAACCGGCCGCCTCGCGCTCGGTCTGCATCGACACGCACTGGAACTACCCGGACTACGGCTACGGCGGCGGCGACTACTACCGGCCGGCCGTGCGCGTCGACGACGACGCCACCGGCACGGTCTCGCTGCGCCTCGGACGGTTCGAGGCGCACTGA
- a CDS encoding heparin lyase I family protein, whose protein sequence is MQSRTVRFIPRALRAVLSPLAAGATAMMLTATPAHASVIWDGDASNGSGVFADVLCDSPNYLYTTDWNDGRGDIFGFVNKAGQVRCEGHSVRVGGSEYQFTGGNTYWFGWESETLTGDMGTVFQWKSNGTGEQHQQNYPLIMMVLGNQLRVWYVAPGEEWIGVGSGAWTPGAWHKIKLGINAQSATTGSFQVYLDGSLIVDQKNVRTWDDLGNKPRWGTYDSNVTDTDQVNWINGLKMGTTSSDV, encoded by the coding sequence TTGCAAAGCCGCACGGTCCGATTCATCCCCCGCGCCCTGCGCGCAGTCCTGTCCCCACTCGCCGCAGGCGCCACCGCGATGATGCTCACGGCGACGCCCGCCCATGCATCGGTCATCTGGGACGGTGACGCGTCCAATGGATCCGGTGTCTTCGCCGATGTCCTCTGCGACTCCCCGAACTACCTCTACACCACCGACTGGAATGACGGTCGCGGAGACATCTTCGGCTTCGTCAACAAGGCCGGCCAGGTGCGCTGCGAAGGACACAGCGTACGAGTAGGGGGTTCGGAGTACCAGTTCACCGGCGGCAACACGTACTGGTTCGGCTGGGAGTCCGAGACCCTCACCGGCGACATGGGCACGGTCTTCCAGTGGAAGTCCAACGGCACCGGAGAGCAGCACCAGCAGAACTACCCGCTGATCATGATGGTCCTCGGGAACCAGCTCCGCGTCTGGTACGTCGCGCCGGGCGAGGAGTGGATCGGCGTCGGCAGCGGTGCCTGGACGCCCGGCGCCTGGCACAAGATCAAGCTGGGCATCAACGCGCAGTCGGCCACCACCGGTTCGTTCCAGGTGTATCTGGACGGCAGTCTGATCGTCGATCAGAAGAACGTGCGGACCTGGGACGACCTCGGCAACAAGCCCCGCTGGGGCACGTACGACTCCAATGTCACCGACACCGACCAGGTCAACTGGATCAACGGTCTGAAGATGGGCACGACCAGCAGCGACGTCTAG
- a CDS encoding family 16 glycosylhydrolase gives MSLIQGGLSAHPCDVHRCRRRRAAGHHTAVHAARGRRARCRLRRPQYPRGCPPQRRIFARHARLQRRVHGHGYGADHKASSANINAPGLHCGCHTYAVEWKPTQMIFRYDGAVVRTVNDANLISQVPMFPVISHEAAEWADGSIYDALLDYRSNMYVDYIRVWQ, from the coding sequence ATGTCACTCATACAAGGAGGTCTGAGTGCGCACCCGTGTGACGTTCACCGCTGCCGTCGCCGCAGGGCTGCCGGCCATCACACTGCTGTCCACGCCGCCCGCGGACGCCGCGCCCGATGCCGGCTTCGTCGACCCCAATACCCCCGCGGGTGTCCGCCCCAGCGGCGGATCTTCGCACGGCACGCTCGTCTTCAGCGACGAGTTCATGGGCACGGCTACGGCGCCGACCACAAGGCATCCTCCGCGAACATCAACGCCCCCGGGCTGCACTGCGGTTGTCACACGTACGCCGTCGAGTGGAAGCCAACGCAGATGATCTTCCGTTACGACGGAGCGGTCGTCCGCACCGTCAACGATGCGAACCTCATCAGCCAGGTGCCGATGTTCCCGGTGATCTCCCACGAGGCCGCCGAGTGGGCGGACGGCAGCATCTACGACGCCCTCCTCGACTATCGCTCCAACATGTACGTCGACTACATCCGCGTCTGGCAGTAG
- a CDS encoding polysaccharide lyase 8 family protein — protein MTSWSRRGFLGATVGAALALTLVPASPAFAADEYDTLRLRWRDLLLGTGVDASDPLFASRLATLGTQATTYRSSMAPSSTSLWPDQPYSSVGGDPVTGSFNRLKTMALAWSLPGTGLTGDASLASDVVAGLEHVHTNVYNASFTLPSSNWWWNAEIGSPQALLDVCVLMYDKLSAAQIADYCAAIDHFLPESELTSYSGHSTGANRVDFCRVFALRGVVGKTSAKIVSGRNGLSPVFPYVTSGDGFYTDGSFIQHTRIPYTGSYGAVLVSGLAWIFALLKSSTWDVTDGNKQLMLDAVEDSFAPFLYNGVFMDNVMGRAISRGLSASSTNGFASSDHSRGQGAMAAILMLGMGASSAEQSRWKGLVKGWLQRDYFLTLENNLSLDVASLSRLRSVRDDAAVAAVAEPSGHRLFAAMDRATHRRPAWAATLSMCSARTAFYEFGNQENKRGWHTSSGMLYWWKDSTLGQFSDAFWPTADPYRMPGTTVSKKALADGAGGDFGGPAPTSSWAGGATDGTYSAIGMDIRGLQSTLAGRKSWFLLDDSIVCLGAGIGCADGTGVESIVENRNLGASGTHTFTVDGTAQPSTLGWSATLTGAKWATLAGMGSYVFPGGATVKALRAERTGAWSDINNGGSTTPLTRRYLTLWFDHGTNPSGGSYSYILMPGADTAAASARAADTNWLTILANSANQQGIRVPSLGYTAVNFYGAGTIDKLTSSGAASVMTRESGTTGTLCVSNPTKTVTSLDITWNRPVSAVVSKDPSVTVLASGSSLQLRIDSSAKTGATHKIAVTLA, from the coding sequence ATGACGTCCTGGTCCCGCCGCGGTTTCCTCGGCGCCACAGTAGGTGCTGCCCTGGCGCTCACCCTCGTCCCGGCTTCTCCCGCCTTTGCCGCCGACGAGTACGACACCCTGCGCCTGAGATGGCGGGACCTGCTCCTCGGCACCGGGGTCGACGCCTCGGATCCGCTCTTCGCCTCCCGCCTGGCCACATTGGGCACGCAGGCCACCACGTACCGCTCGTCCATGGCGCCGTCAAGCACCTCACTGTGGCCCGACCAGCCGTACTCCTCGGTGGGCGGGGACCCGGTCACGGGCAGCTTCAACCGGCTCAAGACCATGGCGCTGGCCTGGTCCCTGCCCGGCACCGGGCTGACCGGCGACGCCTCGCTCGCCTCCGACGTCGTCGCCGGCCTGGAGCATGTGCACACCAATGTCTACAACGCCTCCTTCACCCTGCCCTCCAGCAACTGGTGGTGGAACGCGGAGATCGGCTCCCCACAGGCGCTGCTCGACGTCTGCGTGCTGATGTACGACAAACTGTCGGCCGCGCAGATCGCCGACTACTGTGCGGCAATCGACCACTTCCTGCCCGAGTCCGAGCTGACGTCGTACTCGGGGCACAGCACCGGTGCCAACCGGGTCGACTTCTGCCGGGTCTTCGCCCTGCGTGGCGTGGTCGGCAAGACCTCCGCGAAGATCGTCTCGGGCCGGAACGGGCTCTCCCCGGTCTTCCCGTACGTCACCTCCGGCGACGGGTTCTACACCGACGGCTCGTTCATCCAGCACACCAGGATCCCTTACACCGGCTCCTACGGCGCGGTGCTGGTCAGCGGTCTGGCCTGGATATTCGCCCTGCTCAAGAGCTCCACCTGGGACGTCACCGACGGCAACAAGCAGCTGATGCTGGACGCGGTCGAGGATTCCTTTGCTCCGTTCCTGTACAACGGCGTCTTCATGGACAACGTGATGGGCCGGGCGATCAGCCGGGGCCTGTCCGCCTCCAGCACCAACGGCTTCGCAAGCAGCGACCACTCGCGTGGCCAGGGCGCCATGGCCGCGATCCTCATGCTGGGGATGGGCGCGAGCTCCGCCGAGCAGTCCCGCTGGAAGGGCCTGGTCAAGGGCTGGCTGCAGCGCGACTACTTCCTCACCCTGGAGAACAACCTCTCCCTCGACGTAGCCTCGCTCTCCCGGTTGAGGTCGGTGCGCGATGACGCCGCGGTGGCTGCGGTGGCGGAACCGAGCGGGCACCGGCTCTTCGCGGCCATGGACCGCGCCACGCACCGCCGTCCCGCCTGGGCCGCCACACTGTCGATGTGCTCGGCGCGGACCGCGTTCTACGAGTTCGGCAACCAGGAGAACAAGCGCGGCTGGCACACCAGCTCCGGAATGCTCTACTGGTGGAAGGACAGCACGCTGGGGCAGTTCTCCGACGCGTTCTGGCCCACCGCCGACCCGTACCGGATGCCCGGTACCACCGTCTCCAAGAAGGCCCTGGCCGACGGTGCGGGTGGTGACTTCGGCGGGCCGGCGCCGACCTCCAGTTGGGCGGGCGGTGCCACCGACGGCACGTACTCGGCCATCGGCATGGACATTCGCGGACTGCAGTCCACCCTCGCCGGACGCAAGTCCTGGTTCCTGCTCGACGATTCGATCGTCTGCCTGGGCGCCGGGATCGGCTGCGCGGACGGCACCGGGGTCGAGTCCATCGTGGAGAACCGCAACCTCGGTGCATCCGGCACTCACACCTTCACCGTGGACGGCACTGCGCAACCGTCCACGCTGGGCTGGTCCGCAACGCTGACCGGCGCCAAGTGGGCCACCCTCGCCGGCATGGGCAGCTACGTCTTCCCCGGCGGCGCTACGGTCAAGGCGCTGCGTGCCGAGCGCACCGGCGCGTGGAGCGATATCAACAACGGCGGCTCCACCACCCCACTGACCCGCCGCTACCTCACCCTGTGGTTCGACCACGGCACCAACCCCAGCGGCGGAAGTTACTCCTACATCCTCATGCCCGGCGCCGACACCGCCGCCGCCTCCGCGCGGGCCGCCGACACCAACTGGCTCACAATCCTGGCCAACTCGGCCAACCAGCAGGGCATCAGGGTGCCCTCGCTCGGCTATACCGCTGTGAACTTCTACGGCGCCGGCACGATCGACAAGCTGACCTCCAGCGGCGCGGCCAGCGTCATGACTCGGGAATCGGGTACCACCGGCACGCTCTGTGTCTCCAATCCCACCAAGACTGTGACCAGCCTCGACATCACCTGGAACCGGCCGGTCTCCGCCGTGGTGTCCAAGGACCCGTCCGTGACCGTGCTGGCCAGCGGATCCTCGCTGCAACTCCGCATCGACAGCAGTGCCAAGACCGGAGCCACCCACAAGATCGCGGTCACCCTCGCCTGA
- a CDS encoding family 16 glycosylhydrolase, giving the protein MQRRKVRSVQHAALSTLRIRTLAAAAGLLAATLAVPGATPAQAVGFVDPNTPVGVRPNGGSSHATLVFSDEFYGTSLDSSKWSSVDSKRRDGEYFDSWWKPSNVKVNPNPNPNSVNGGNLWISLSKLSDTEYATGEIEGRGKFEFTYGTVEWRAQMPPDNDLFGALWMMPPGGVNGVDGTARDGGEYDVIESTSASDSYGNTIHYDGYGADHKVSSVSVNAPGLHSGYHTYTVEWRSDRIIYRYDSAIVRDITDPKLISQVPMFPVISSESAEWAAGSIYDAPLDYRSNMYVDYIRVWQ; this is encoded by the coding sequence ATGCAACGACGCAAGGTCCGATCCGTCCAGCACGCAGCCCTCAGCACCCTGCGCATACGCACGTTGGCGGCCGCGGCAGGTCTTCTCGCGGCGACGCTCGCCGTCCCGGGCGCCACCCCTGCGCAGGCGGTCGGTTTCGTCGATCCCAACACCCCGGTCGGCGTCCGGCCCAACGGCGGCAGCTCCCACGCAACACTCGTCTTCAGCGATGAGTTCTACGGCACCTCGCTCGACAGCTCCAAGTGGTCTTCGGTGGATTCGAAGCGCAGGGACGGCGAGTACTTCGACAGCTGGTGGAAGCCGTCGAACGTCAAGGTCAACCCCAACCCCAACCCCAATTCCGTCAACGGCGGCAACCTGTGGATCTCGCTGTCGAAGCTCAGCGACACCGAGTACGCCACGGGTGAGATAGAGGGGCGGGGAAAGTTCGAGTTCACCTACGGCACCGTCGAGTGGCGGGCGCAGATGCCGCCCGACAACGATCTCTTCGGCGCCCTGTGGATGATGCCCCCCGGCGGTGTCAACGGCGTGGACGGCACGGCCCGCGACGGCGGCGAGTACGACGTCATCGAAAGCACCTCCGCGTCGGACAGCTACGGCAACACCATCCACTACGACGGCTACGGAGCCGACCACAAGGTCTCATCCGTGTCGGTCAACGCCCCCGGGCTGCACAGCGGTTACCACACCTACACCGTCGAATGGCGCTCGGACCGGATCATCTACCGGTACGACAGCGCCATCGTGCGGGACATCACCGACCCGAAACTCATCAGCCAGGTCCCCATGTTCCCGGTGATCTCGAGCGAATCCGCCGAGTGGGCCGCCGGCTCCATCTACGACGCCCCTCTGGACTACCGATCCAACATGTACGTCGACTACATCCGCGTCTGGCAGTAG
- a CDS encoding extracellular solute-binding protein: MSSISRRSVLRTIGIGTALAATGVSLSACSSSSGGSALGNEGKNLAPWPTYTPQPDAPKPDLAPTDKGVQPGFLSYPKELKQSVAEKPGDGSKVTVWTITWGAPPKAKEKHKLWQALNKELGVDLDLVVVPAMESNQKFATLVAGGELPDIIAVSANLPNPTELIAAKCQDLTEFVSGDAIKEYPNLAAIPTYAWKAAGRIGGRLYKLPIERSRIGHSLSANMERLKEAGIWVPEIGGIAVDDFTKGMQQISGRKKWAMGVAGLGAFGFNSIVPAFGAPNQWAVKNGQFTSSLETDEFTAGIEQLAKWQKAGVFRADPLSHDAALGIDFQTGITATVSRANADFFGNAVAIKDGFTLETARPFKPSNGAQPGHWFSPGADYQTVLKKAPKDRIKLLLRVLDYLAAPFGTKEYELINYGVEGTHFDKRAADGSPVANQLFLDGDNKDTLGVGFLACPQQVVFLPASVPDGADLVKRRHAFQSEIAEVGIADPSVGLLSKTWNAKLNELMLLKEDTIKAIVMGRKPLSAWDAMVKDWKAKGGDKAAEEYAKEHAAAQKA; this comes from the coding sequence ATGTCCTCTATCTCCCGCAGATCTGTCCTGCGCACGATTGGTATCGGCACTGCACTCGCCGCCACCGGCGTCTCGCTGTCCGCCTGTTCCAGCTCCAGCGGCGGCAGTGCTCTTGGTAACGAGGGCAAGAACCTCGCACCGTGGCCGACCTACACGCCTCAGCCCGATGCGCCGAAGCCGGACCTGGCCCCGACCGACAAGGGTGTACAGCCGGGCTTCCTCTCGTATCCGAAGGAGCTGAAGCAGTCGGTCGCCGAGAAGCCGGGCGACGGCTCCAAGGTGACGGTGTGGACGATCACGTGGGGTGCGCCGCCGAAGGCGAAGGAGAAGCACAAGCTGTGGCAGGCGCTGAACAAGGAGCTCGGTGTCGACCTCGACCTGGTCGTTGTGCCCGCCATGGAGAGCAATCAGAAGTTCGCCACGCTCGTCGCCGGTGGTGAGTTGCCGGACATCATCGCGGTGTCGGCCAACCTGCCCAACCCGACCGAGCTGATCGCCGCCAAGTGCCAGGACCTGACCGAGTTCGTCTCCGGGGACGCCATCAAGGAGTACCCGAACCTGGCCGCCATCCCCACCTACGCCTGGAAGGCCGCCGGCCGAATCGGCGGCAGACTCTACAAGCTTCCGATCGAGCGCTCCCGCATCGGCCACTCGCTGTCCGCCAACATGGAACGCCTCAAGGAGGCTGGGATCTGGGTCCCTGAGATCGGCGGAATCGCGGTCGACGACTTCACCAAGGGTATGCAGCAGATCTCCGGCCGCAAGAAGTGGGCCATGGGTGTGGCCGGCCTCGGCGCCTTCGGCTTCAACTCCATCGTGCCCGCCTTCGGTGCGCCGAACCAGTGGGCGGTCAAGAACGGCCAGTTCACCAGCTCCCTCGAGACGGACGAGTTCACGGCGGGCATCGAGCAGCTGGCCAAGTGGCAGAAGGCCGGTGTCTTCCGCGCCGACCCGCTCTCCCACGACGCCGCACTCGGCATCGACTTCCAGACCGGTATCACCGCGACGGTGTCCAGGGCCAACGCCGACTTCTTCGGCAACGCCGTGGCCATCAAGGATGGCTTCACCTTGGAGACCGCCCGCCCGTTCAAGCCGTCCAACGGCGCACAGCCCGGTCACTGGTTCTCGCCCGGCGCCGACTACCAGACCGTCCTGAAGAAGGCTCCCAAGGACCGCATCAAGCTGCTGCTGCGGGTCCTCGACTATCTGGCCGCACCGTTCGGCACCAAGGAGTACGAGCTGATCAACTACGGTGTCGAAGGAACCCATTTCGACAAGCGTGCTGCTGACGGCAGCCCGGTGGCGAACCAGCTCTTCCTCGACGGCGACAACAAGGACACCCTGGGCGTCGGCTTCCTGGCCTGCCCCCAGCAGGTGGTCTTCCTGCCCGCCTCTGTCCCTGACGGGGCCGACCTCGTGAAGCGTCGTCATGCCTTCCAGTCCGAGATCGCCGAGGTCGGCATCGCCGACCCGTCGGTGGGGCTGCTGTCCAAGACCTGGAACGCCAAGCTCAACGAGCTGATGCTGCTCAAGGAAGACACGATCAAGGCGATCGTCATGGGCCGCAAGCCGCTCTCGGCCTGGGACGCCATGGTCAAGGACTGGAAGGCCAAGGGCGGAGACAAGGCCGCCGAGGAGTACGCGAAGGAGCACGCCGCCGCCCAAAAGGCCTGA
- a CDS encoding carbohydrate ABC transporter permease, whose amino-acid sequence MSAAVSEHAERPAWMEKPKPVTQGVKGLALVVTVLVVIVPFWVVIATSFAPDKQVIANGGYALWPDQWTTHAYDLIFSGGQITRAMLVSGGITVVGTAFSLTCTVMLAYALARPNVVGGKPVMLMILFTFLFPAGMIPSFLVVNGMGLRNTYWALFLPVLISAFNLVVMRGFFQGIPAELFESAKIDGAGELRTLVTIVLPLSKAVVAVVGLFYAVGYWNDFFRAILYTDQATMWPLQTWMRTYVVQSQNSLISVGGGVSEQIQFAPQTVNMAVVVLATVPILCVYPFIQRYFTKGVLTGAIKS is encoded by the coding sequence ATGAGCGCTGCTGTTTCGGAGCACGCCGAGCGCCCGGCCTGGATGGAGAAGCCGAAGCCGGTCACCCAGGGGGTCAAGGGCCTGGCCCTGGTCGTCACCGTGCTGGTCGTGATCGTCCCGTTCTGGGTCGTGATCGCCACCAGCTTTGCCCCGGACAAGCAGGTGATCGCGAACGGCGGCTATGCGCTCTGGCCGGACCAGTGGACCACGCATGCGTACGACTTGATCTTCTCCGGCGGCCAGATCACCCGGGCGATGCTGGTTTCGGGCGGCATCACCGTGGTGGGTACGGCCTTCAGCTTGACGTGCACAGTCATGCTGGCCTACGCCCTGGCCCGGCCGAATGTCGTCGGCGGCAAGCCGGTGATGTTGATGATCCTGTTCACCTTCCTCTTCCCTGCCGGCATGATCCCCAGCTTCCTCGTGGTCAACGGCATGGGGCTGCGCAACACCTACTGGGCACTGTTCCTGCCGGTACTGATCAGCGCGTTCAACCTGGTCGTGATGCGCGGTTTCTTCCAGGGCATCCCGGCCGAGCTCTTCGAATCGGCCAAGATCGACGGCGCGGGTGAGCTGCGCACCCTGGTCACGATCGTCCTGCCGCTGTCCAAGGCGGTCGTCGCGGTGGTCGGCCTGTTCTACGCGGTCGGTTACTGGAACGACTTCTTCCGCGCGATTCTCTACACCGACCAAGCCACGATGTGGCCCCTGCAGACCTGGATGCGCACCTACGTCGTGCAGAGCCAGAACAGCCTCATCTCGGTCGGCGGTGGCGTCAGCGAGCAGATCCAGTTCGCCCCGCAGACCGTGAACATGGCGGTCGTGGTGCTCGCCACCGTGCCGATCCTGTGCGTCTACCCCTTCATCCAGCGCTACTTCACCAAGGGCGTCCTCACCGGCGCCATCAAGAGCTGA